The Paenibacillus sp. FSL R7-0204 genome includes a region encoding these proteins:
- a CDS encoding TIR domain-containing protein, with the protein MIRPRLFIGSSRESIRYARAIHEQLKRTAEVHPWYAAAFRPNEYTMEALERNLDISDFAVFVFSPDDVARIRGKYYYVTRDNTQFEMGLFWARLRRGRVFCLLPDQVPARSDLVPGENVEEYHLLSDLSGLTPLEYEWQHENATAAVDVSCGKIIDSIQAQGMYHDPAIELLQLRAELRRKESILHFFWQYNNNVTPPQAGEKYQALSEAVRNSFLPPEDCRVIGAAMWRAEAEAGLKQVGGNVGRGQMYTFAAYKDGSVKPGVLDAFLAKEWTFLQRTEVAEVYILCYPLGENHVLSVHFSGSQRLSAEDITAVVAYNRDLFRTVNHLVGGD; encoded by the coding sequence GTGATCAGACCTAGATTATTCATTGGTTCTTCCAGAGAATCTATCCGCTATGCCAGGGCTATCCACGAACAGCTGAAGCGGACCGCAGAGGTCCATCCGTGGTATGCCGCTGCTTTCCGGCCGAATGAATACACCATGGAAGCGCTGGAGCGGAATCTGGATATCAGCGATTTTGCCGTCTTTGTGTTCTCACCGGATGATGTAGCCCGGATTAGGGGTAAATATTATTATGTGACCCGGGACAACACGCAGTTCGAAATGGGCCTGTTCTGGGCGCGGCTGCGTCGCGGCAGGGTCTTCTGCCTGCTGCCGGATCAGGTGCCTGCCCGCAGTGATCTTGTTCCGGGTGAGAATGTGGAAGAGTATCATCTGTTGTCGGATCTGTCGGGACTAACCCCGCTGGAATATGAGTGGCAGCATGAGAATGCTACAGCGGCGGTGGATGTGAGCTGCGGCAAGATCATCGACAGTATTCAGGCGCAGGGGATGTACCATGACCCGGCTATAGAGCTATTGCAGCTTCGGGCAGAGCTTAGGCGAAAAGAAAGTATCCTTCACTTCTTTTGGCAATATAATAATAATGTAACGCCACCGCAGGCAGGCGAGAAATATCAGGCACTGAGCGAAGCCGTCCGCAATTCATTCCTGCCCCCGGAGGATTGCCGGGTCATCGGAGCCGCCATGTGGCGGGCCGAAGCGGAAGCGGGCCTGAAGCAGGTCGGCGGCAATGTGGGACGCGGGCAGATGTATACGTTCGCCGCCTATAAGGACGGGAGCGTGAAGCCGGGGGTGCTGGATGCCTTTCTGGCAAAAGAATGGACTTTTTTACAGCGTACGGAAGTTGCGGAGGTATATATCCTATGCTATCCTTTAGGGGAGAACCATGTGCTGTCCGTGCACTTCTCGGGAAGTCAGCGATTATCGGCAGAGGATATTACAGCAGTCGTGGCCTATAACCGGGATTTGTTCCGCACCGTCAATCATTTAGTGGGAGGGGACTAA
- a CDS encoding LLM class flavin-dependent oxidoreductase — MNNQGNTQGNKETDVQEKEASLPEFEFGIYTLGDIVTDCHTGQRISPAQRLQEVIAAAKLADEAGLDVFGVGEHHRLDFVISSVPVVLAAIAQVTRRIKLTSATTVLSTIDPVRVFEDFATLDLLSGGRAEIIAGRGAFLESFPLFGYELEDYKQLFSENLDLLLTLNKHEVMNWEGKFRSPLHNAEIAPRPLQQKLPLSVGIGGSAESAEKAGTLGIGMAIAILSGSPEPFQNLAGTYRRAGAAAGHQPENLKIAITSHGYIAKTSQQALDEYYPYYYSYRNAISPRPGQEYRISRSEFGRFTSPDNTLAVGSPQQIIEKILYQHELFGHNRFMTQLDIGGLPYAKVAAAIELLATEVAPVVRREVAKKQRGISSAQ; from the coding sequence ATGAACAACCAAGGGAATACTCAAGGGAATAAAGAAACGGATGTGCAAGAAAAGGAAGCAAGCCTGCCGGAGTTTGAATTCGGCATTTATACACTGGGCGATATCGTTACCGATTGCCATACCGGGCAGCGGATCAGCCCCGCCCAGCGCCTGCAGGAAGTCATTGCAGCCGCGAAGCTGGCCGATGAAGCCGGGCTGGATGTATTCGGCGTAGGCGAGCATCACCGGCTGGATTTCGTAATCTCATCAGTGCCCGTTGTACTGGCGGCTATTGCCCAGGTGACCCGGCGGATCAAGCTCACCAGCGCCACGACCGTGCTAAGCACCATTGATCCCGTGCGTGTCTTCGAGGATTTCGCCACCCTGGACCTGCTGTCGGGCGGACGGGCCGAGATCATTGCCGGACGCGGCGCTTTTCTGGAATCCTTCCCGCTGTTCGGCTACGAGCTGGAGGATTACAAGCAGTTGTTCAGCGAGAACCTCGACCTGCTGCTCACACTGAACAAGCATGAGGTCATGAACTGGGAAGGCAAATTCCGCTCCCCGCTGCATAACGCCGAGATCGCTCCGCGTCCGCTCCAGCAGAAGCTGCCGCTCTCGGTCGGCATCGGCGGGTCGGCTGAAAGTGCAGAGAAGGCCGGCACCCTTGGCATCGGCATGGCTATCGCGATTCTGAGCGGCAGCCCGGAGCCCTTCCAGAATCTGGCCGGCACCTACCGCCGCGCCGGGGCAGCCGCTGGCCACCAGCCGGAGAACCTGAAGATCGCCATTACCAGCCATGGCTACATCGCCAAGACCTCTCAGCAGGCACTGGATGAGTATTACCCTTATTACTACAGCTACCGTAATGCGATCAGCCCGCGCCCCGGTCAGGAGTACCGGATCTCCCGCAGCGAGTTCGGCCGGTTCACCTCGCCGGACAACACCCTGGCCGTGGGCAGCCCGCAGCAGATTATCGAGAAGATTCTCTATCAGCATGAGCTGTTCGGCCATAACCGCTTCATGACCCAGCTAGACATCGGCGGCCTGCCTTACGCCAAAGTAGCCGCCGCCATCGAGCTGCTCGCCACCGAGGTCGCCCCGGTGGTGCGCCGCGAGGTTGCGAAGAAGCAGCGCGGGATCTCCTCCGCGCAATAG
- a CDS encoding Na-translocating system protein MpsC family protein, which produces MSITELTSQLSSFTGRLLRERFGKGPESIHASIGQQCIALHIRNFIGPVERFLLNKEEEQAFRYTRELLMKSLLPELAAYLKESMAIEVGELFYDWGIHNASGMIVALIKNDDVPIDDYAGREEVHIQINEVSRKVQKEPVYTDSWWLGPRILIIKREGIMIPLEKELIGLGYENTLKTTKRKMEKRYLEDTTTIAQMLGKELADIYVDWDFDKDTSVIAYTFH; this is translated from the coding sequence ATGAGCATTACAGAACTTACTAGCCAACTTTCCAGTTTCACAGGAAGGCTACTGCGGGAACGCTTCGGGAAGGGACCTGAATCGATACATGCCTCGATCGGGCAGCAGTGTATTGCATTGCATATCCGTAATTTCATCGGACCTGTAGAGAGGTTTTTATTGAATAAGGAAGAAGAACAGGCGTTTCGTTATACACGGGAGCTTCTGATGAAGTCCCTGCTTCCCGAGCTTGCAGCGTACCTGAAGGAGAGCATGGCTATTGAGGTCGGCGAACTTTTTTATGATTGGGGCATTCATAACGCATCGGGTATGATCGTGGCACTAATCAAGAATGACGACGTACCGATTGATGATTATGCCGGGCGCGAGGAAGTCCACATCCAGATTAACGAAGTAAGCAGGAAGGTTCAGAAGGAACCGGTCTATACGGACTCCTGGTGGCTGGGACCCCGCATTCTGATTATTAAGCGCGAAGGCATCATGATTCCTTTGGAGAAGGAATTGATTGGCCTCGGCTACGAGAATACACTGAAGACCACCAAGCGCAAGATGGAAAAACGATATTTGGAGGATACCACCACGATCGCCCAGATGCTCGGCAAAGAGCTGGCGGATATTTATGTGGATTGGGATTTCGACAAAGATACCAGCGTGATAGCCTATACTTTTCACTGA
- a CDS encoding response regulator, whose protein sequence is MEECKWTVLYVEDNQLNMALVHHIFKRNLPSVLLLKAETAELGLHMARESLPDLIILDIGLPGLNGYEALEILQQDQATCHIPVLATSAFAQSSDIEKARKKGFAEYITKPFQVKAFTETVKRLLYGEDLQKI, encoded by the coding sequence ATGGAGGAGTGCAAGTGGACGGTATTATATGTAGAAGATAATCAGCTCAATATGGCCTTAGTACACCACATCTTCAAAAGAAATCTGCCCTCCGTATTGCTGCTGAAAGCTGAAACGGCAGAGCTCGGATTACACATGGCACGGGAATCTCTGCCGGATCTGATCATCCTGGATATCGGGCTTCCCGGACTTAACGGATATGAAGCACTGGAAATACTGCAGCAGGATCAGGCGACTTGTCATATTCCGGTGCTGGCGACCAGTGCGTTTGCGCAAAGCTCGGATATTGAAAAGGCCCGGAAGAAGGGCTTTGCCGAATATATCACCAAGCCCTTTCAGGTTAAAGCGTTCACCGAAACCGTGAAAAGGCTGCTCTACGGAGAAGACCTACAGAAGATTTAG
- a CDS encoding PAS domain S-box protein: MLGQHTESSSPFEQAFKTGTAGVAFLSMAEEWMKVNPAVTLLLGYSEEQLLGRSFSAFWDEDSLHIHSYRMGSLRTGAAPFFEAEIKLHHVDGSAVPVLLHVARVSEPATGEGLYYMVHLAGRPLAAPAEALPATPERLYQLIAGNIRDIVYYAAAGSVCRYCSPSVEEVLGYRPEELIGRDNSRLVHPEDLALISAQQMADSPDVQLRILHANGRYIWIEFSLRTVEDSGERGVLAVGRDVTRRKIVEQKLQESVERYTSLKKYNHDAIISLDLEGHIINGNEQAVRLTGYTIAEMVGMSVSRIIGERQLQNVIGPRRQSGSAGQDINLIWHKDGHSVEVLTTLAPIIINESNVGFYIIVKDITEQKQLLIAKETAENTNRAKSEFLAMMSHEIRTPMNGVIGMTDLLLESSEPGSQQREFLEIIRQSGESLLNIINDILDLSKIEAGKISLQDEPFILQHCMDSALELLQLKAERKGLILSVETGPDVPQRLIGDGERLKQILLNLAGNAVKFTCTGGVKVSVKRIADGPAGVTLQFTVADTGSGIPEEARSRLFEPFYQLEHFRGRQGEGTGLGLAISKQLVERMGGEIYLDTAAEQGATFVFTVVIQPEAQAFPAEGPEGNLPEQHSAGQSLHILVAEDNVINQIVLRKILEKRGFAVDVAEDGRQAVDMTARHGYDLIFMDVQMPGMNGLEATAAIRAEHPADQQPVIIAVTANALKGDRELCLEAGMDEYISKPLRSDSIAKVIGKFFADQD, from the coding sequence ATGCTAGGGCAGCATACGGAGTCGTCTTCTCCATTTGAACAGGCATTTAAGACAGGAACTGCCGGAGTAGCCTTTCTTTCCATGGCTGAAGAATGGATGAAAGTAAATCCGGCGGTAACCCTCTTGCTCGGATATTCCGAAGAACAGCTGCTGGGACGCAGCTTCTCAGCGTTCTGGGATGAAGATAGCTTGCACATACATAGTTACAGGATGGGGAGCCTCAGGACAGGAGCAGCCCCTTTTTTTGAAGCCGAAATCAAGCTGCACCATGTGGACGGCTCTGCCGTTCCGGTGCTGCTGCATGTGGCGAGGGTGAGCGAGCCTGCGACGGGAGAAGGGCTGTATTATATGGTTCACTTGGCTGGGAGGCCGCTTGCGGCACCGGCGGAGGCACTCCCCGCGACACCTGAGCGCCTGTACCAGCTGATTGCCGGCAACATCAGGGACATTGTCTACTATGCAGCGGCGGGCTCAGTCTGCCGCTATTGCTCCCCCTCAGTGGAAGAGGTGCTCGGGTATAGACCGGAGGAGCTGATCGGCCGGGACAACAGCAGATTGGTTCACCCTGAGGATCTGGCCTTAATCAGCGCGCAGCAGATGGCTGACTCGCCTGATGTCCAGCTGCGGATATTACATGCGAATGGGCGATATATCTGGATTGAATTCTCCCTGAGAACAGTGGAAGACAGCGGGGAGCGCGGGGTGCTGGCTGTCGGCCGCGATGTGACCCGGCGCAAGATTGTGGAGCAGAAGCTTCAGGAGTCGGTCGAGCGGTATACCTCGCTGAAGAAATATAATCATGACGCGATCATATCGCTGGACCTGGAAGGCCATATTATTAACGGGAATGAACAGGCGGTACGGCTGACAGGGTATACGATCGCCGAGATGGTGGGCATGAGTGTCAGCCGGATCATCGGCGAGCGGCAGCTGCAGAATGTAATTGGTCCCCGCCGGCAGAGCGGCTCTGCGGGACAGGATATCAACCTGATCTGGCATAAGGACGGGCATTCTGTGGAGGTTCTGACCACCCTTGCGCCGATTATTATCAACGAGTCTAACGTAGGCTTTTATATTATCGTCAAGGATATTACCGAGCAGAAGCAGCTGCTGATTGCTAAGGAGACCGCGGAGAATACGAACCGCGCCAAAAGTGAGTTCCTGGCCATGATGAGCCACGAAATCCGTACCCCGATGAACGGGGTGATCGGGATGACCGACCTGCTGCTGGAGAGCAGTGAGCCGGGGTCCCAGCAGCGGGAGTTCCTGGAGATTATCCGCCAGAGCGGCGAATCCCTGCTCAATATCATCAACGACATTCTCGATCTTTCCAAGATTGAGGCAGGCAAAATCTCACTCCAGGACGAGCCGTTCATTCTCCAGCACTGCATGGATTCCGCGCTGGAGCTGCTTCAGCTCAAGGCGGAGCGCAAGGGGCTGATCCTTAGCGTGGAGACCGGGCCGGATGTGCCGCAGCGGCTGATCGGGGACGGAGAGCGGCTGAAGCAGATTCTGCTCAATCTGGCTGGCAATGCTGTGAAGTTCACCTGTACCGGCGGGGTAAAGGTAAGCGTAAAGCGCATTGCTGATGGCCCGGCAGGAGTAACGCTCCAGTTCACCGTGGCGGATACGGGTAGCGGCATTCCCGAGGAGGCCCGCAGCCGCTTGTTCGAGCCGTTCTATCAGCTGGAGCATTTCAGGGGCCGCCAGGGGGAAGGCACAGGTCTGGGGCTGGCGATCAGCAAGCAATTGGTCGAGCGGATGGGCGGAGAGATCTATCTGGATACAGCTGCAGAGCAAGGGGCGACCTTTGTGTTCACCGTGGTTATCCAGCCTGAAGCACAGGCGTTTCCGGCTGAAGGGCCGGAGGGGAACCTGCCGGAGCAGCATTCAGCAGGCCAGTCCCTGCATATTCTGGTAGCCGAGGACAATGTGATCAACCAGATCGTCCTGCGCAAAATCCTGGAGAAGCGCGGCTTTGCCGTCGATGTGGCCGAGGACGGGCGGCAGGCGGTCGATATGACGGCCCGTCACGGCTATGATCTCATCTTCATGGATGTGCAGATGCCCGGGATGAACGGCCTGGAGGCCACGGCTGCCATCAGGGCAGAACACCCGGCAGATCAGCAGCCGGTCATTATTGCAGTGACGGCCAACGCGCTCAAGGGCGACCGGGAGTTATGCCTTGAAGCAGGGATGGACGAGTATATCAGCAAACCGCTGAGAAGCGACAGCATTGCCAAGGTCATCGGGAAATTTTTTGCGGACCAGGATTAA
- a CDS encoding bifunctional 3-deoxy-7-phosphoheptulonate synthase/chorismate mutase codes for MSNVELDELRARLDEINGQLLELISERASIVQEIGVLKEKQGVPKFDPEREKAMLEKMVAGNKGPFTDGTIRTLFKQIFSASLDLQSTEHKKTLLVARKDHAEDTVIELPGGVTVGGLSSLMVAGPCSVESELQTRTVAAALQKAGVKVMRGGAFKPRTSPYDFQGLGMDGLRILREAANEYGLLTISEIVDPRHIEEALDYVDVIQVGARNMHNFELLKAVGEVNKPVLLKRGLSATLDEFVHAAEYIMSRGNMEIMLIERGIRTYERSTRNTLDISAVPILKQECHLPVLVDVTHSTGRKDILIPCAKAALAAGADGIMVEVHPDPATALSDAAQQLNIEEFNTFFNEVKASGLYR; via the coding sequence ATGAGTAATGTGGAATTGGATGAGCTGAGAGCAAGATTGGATGAGATTAACGGTCAGCTGCTGGAGCTGATCTCGGAGCGTGCCAGTATCGTTCAGGAGATTGGAGTGCTCAAAGAGAAGCAGGGCGTGCCGAAGTTCGATCCTGAACGGGAGAAGGCGATGCTGGAGAAAATGGTCGCAGGCAATAAGGGGCCGTTCACGGATGGAACGATCCGCACGCTGTTCAAGCAGATTTTCTCTGCTTCGCTTGATCTGCAAAGTACGGAGCATAAGAAGACCCTGCTGGTAGCGCGCAAAGACCATGCGGAGGATACAGTTATTGAGCTGCCGGGCGGCGTTACAGTAGGCGGATTATCCTCGCTGATGGTGGCTGGTCCATGCTCGGTCGAGAGCGAGCTGCAGACACGTACGGTCGCTGCGGCCCTGCAGAAGGCAGGCGTCAAGGTTATGCGCGGCGGCGCCTTCAAACCCCGGACCTCACCGTATGATTTCCAGGGACTGGGCATGGATGGCCTGCGGATTCTGCGTGAAGCGGCGAATGAATACGGGCTGCTCACGATCAGTGAGATTGTCGATCCCCGGCATATTGAAGAAGCACTGGATTATGTGGATGTCATTCAGGTGGGTGCACGGAACATGCACAACTTCGAGCTGCTGAAGGCGGTAGGGGAAGTGAACAAGCCGGTGCTGCTGAAGCGCGGACTATCCGCCACGCTGGATGAATTCGTTCATGCGGCAGAATATATTATGTCCCGCGGTAATATGGAGATTATGCTGATTGAACGCGGTATCCGCACTTATGAGCGGTCGACGCGCAATACGCTGGATATCTCGGCGGTGCCGATTCTCAAGCAGGAATGCCATCTGCCGGTGCTGGTCGATGTCACCCATTCCACCGGACGCAAGGATATCCTGATTCCATGTGCCAAGGCCGCGCTCGCTGCCGGAGCCGACGGGATTATGGTCGAGGTGCATCCTGATCCGGCTACCGCCTTGTCCGATGCGGCGCAGCAGCTTAATATTGAGGAGTTCAACACCTTCTTCAATGAAGTGAAGGCTTCGGGATTATACCGTTAA
- a CDS encoding SulP family inorganic anion transporter, with protein MKQFVSYNNGWFSNTRSDILSGMTVAIALIPEAIAFSILAGVSPMVGLYASFCIAIVTAFAGGRPGMISAATGAMALLVGSLVLSHGIEYLFAATVLAGILQIVMGLLKLGRFITFLPQPVMTGFVNALAILIFMAQLVHFEGQGWIMYALVALTLVIIYTVPRITKAVPSALVAIVVVSVLSIVLGLEVRTVGDMGTITSALPVFHLPSLPLTLDTLLIILPYSLSLAVVGLLESLMTATLIDDITGTGSDKNREAKGQGLANIVTGFFGGMAGCAMIGQSMVNMKSGGRTRLSTFVSGIFLLFLILVLGDVVKKIPMGALVGVMIMVCISTFEWKSLTSLRRVPLSDALVMVVTVITVVATDNLSIGVLFGVLLSALSFAWKIASLQLSVHTTASVTTYRVSGQLFFGTTSHFVNEFMYDSDPAQVIIDFSRSHVWDQSAVGAIAKTMDKYAALGTKVTLTGLNEESARLVQRVGLSSSGGH; from the coding sequence TTGAAGCAATTCGTCTCATACAACAACGGTTGGTTCTCCAACACACGGAGTGATATTTTATCGGGCATGACCGTGGCTATTGCCTTAATTCCTGAAGCGATTGCTTTCTCCATCCTTGCTGGCGTAAGCCCTATGGTTGGTTTGTACGCCTCCTTCTGTATTGCTATTGTAACGGCCTTCGCCGGCGGGCGGCCGGGGATGATCTCGGCGGCGACAGGAGCGATGGCGCTCCTGGTCGGCAGCCTGGTGCTGTCGCACGGCATTGAGTATCTGTTCGCGGCTACGGTGCTGGCAGGCATCCTGCAGATTGTGATGGGACTGCTGAAGCTGGGCCGGTTCATCACCTTCCTGCCGCAGCCGGTCATGACGGGCTTTGTCAACGCGCTGGCGATTCTGATCTTTATGGCTCAGCTGGTGCATTTTGAGGGACAGGGCTGGATCATGTACGCACTCGTAGCTCTTACGCTGGTCATCATCTATACGGTTCCCCGGATCACCAAGGCGGTGCCGTCGGCGCTGGTCGCCATTGTCGTAGTCTCGGTACTCAGCATTGTGCTGGGTCTGGAGGTAAGAACCGTGGGCGATATGGGGACTATTACCTCAGCTCTGCCGGTATTCCATCTGCCGAGCCTTCCCTTGACGCTGGATACGCTGCTGATTATACTGCCGTATTCGCTCTCACTCGCGGTCGTCGGATTACTGGAATCGCTGATGACAGCCACGCTGATTGATGATATCACGGGCACCGGCAGCGATAAGAACCGGGAAGCGAAGGGGCAGGGGCTGGCCAACATCGTGACCGGCTTCTTCGGAGGCATGGCGGGCTGCGCGATGATCGGCCAGTCGATGGTCAATATGAAGTCGGGCGGACGGACACGCTTGTCCACTTTTGTCTCCGGGATCTTCCTATTGTTCCTGATTCTTGTGCTGGGTGATGTTGTCAAAAAGATTCCTATGGGCGCACTGGTCGGTGTAATGATTATGGTCTGCATCAGCACCTTCGAATGGAAGTCTCTGACCTCCTTGCGGAGAGTTCCGCTAAGCGATGCCCTGGTCATGGTGGTCACTGTGATTACAGTAGTAGCTACCGATAACCTGTCGATCGGCGTGCTGTTCGGCGTGCTGCTGAGTGCTTTGTCTTTTGCCTGGAAAATTGCGTCCCTCCAGCTGAGTGTTCATACTACGGCATCTGTAACGACTTATCGGGTATCGGGTCAGCTGTTCTTCGGAACCACGAGCCATTTCGTGAATGAATTCATGTATGATAGTGATCCGGCGCAGGTCATTATCGATTTCAGCCGTTCCCATGTGTGGGATCAGTCGGCGGTAGGGGCCATTGCCAAGACGATGGACAAATACGCGGCTTTGGGCACTAAGGTCACTCTCACGGGTCTAAATGAAGAAAGTGCCCGGCTGGTACAGCGGGTTGGATTGTCGTCTTCGGGCGGCCATTGA
- a CDS encoding methyl-accepting chemotaxis protein, translating to MFSFIRTRLIARILCVMTVVILCITAGNAAIQWVNTGSAVKGTISSYNMSIASHYVTQIDAGRYSEFLADRQESDLYWSLRHELDQFRKSIGARYVYFVRIDDARQPQLMIDGRPEGDPLASGINESTDMPAAAVTAVLAGENASTPLISNPEYGDYISAFVPMKDTAGKLVGALGIDTDVAVLSTLTRDVLMESLPLYSIILALSLGALAVLAWFVSRSLRPLKTITQSAGAMAGGDLAGAALILQARPVNSRDEIGRAYQAMLQMSGDLNARVKGMVSGVSTASDSLYGSSETFARNADDVLKMSETVSGRISDIHAGANSQTEGAQSSAVAMDEMALGISRISEASAAVSEFAVKALDIAEASQTAMSHTNQQMKSISVSTGETLDIVQRLQGYTDEIEGALAAIRQSADQTKLLALNTSIEAARAGEHGRGFTVVAGEVRKLAEGSAASVERVAELLMQIGQASASIGVQMTEASAEVKEGVRMSAEAEAALLEASAAFREVAGQIIDVSATAEQLSAGSEEVAAVVGSMADIAGEVSEQTREIRELTDLQLARIKEVYEASLSVSASTGDLREAIRQVNV from the coding sequence ATGTTTTCTTTTATCCGAACCAGACTGATTGCCCGTATTCTCTGTGTTATGACCGTTGTGATTCTCTGCATTACAGCAGGCAATGCCGCCATTCAGTGGGTGAACACCGGATCAGCGGTCAAAGGGACGATCAGCAGCTACAACATGAGTATTGCCAGCCATTATGTGACGCAGATTGATGCCGGGCGCTACAGTGAATTCCTGGCCGATCGGCAGGAGTCGGACCTGTATTGGTCGCTCCGCCATGAACTGGATCAGTTCCGGAAGTCGATTGGTGCCCGTTATGTATATTTTGTGCGGATTGATGATGCCCGCCAGCCGCAGCTGATGATTGACGGCAGGCCGGAGGGAGACCCGCTGGCTTCGGGGATTAATGAGAGTACCGATATGCCTGCGGCCGCAGTTACGGCTGTGCTTGCCGGAGAGAATGCCAGCACGCCGCTGATCAGCAATCCTGAATACGGGGATTATATCTCGGCATTCGTTCCTATGAAGGACACCGCTGGGAAGCTGGTCGGGGCGCTGGGCATTGATACGGATGTTGCTGTGCTTAGTACGCTGACCCGTGATGTTCTGATGGAGAGCCTGCCTCTCTATAGTATTATTCTAGCTCTGTCTCTGGGAGCACTCGCGGTGCTGGCCTGGTTCGTCTCCCGGTCCTTGCGTCCGCTGAAGACGATTACACAAAGTGCAGGTGCTATGGCTGGAGGGGATCTCGCCGGGGCAGCACTTATCCTGCAAGCCCGTCCGGTTAACTCCCGGGATGAGATTGGCAGGGCTTATCAGGCGATGCTCCAGATGTCAGGGGATTTGAATGCCAGAGTGAAAGGGATGGTATCCGGGGTATCTACCGCATCGGATAGTCTCTACGGCTCCTCCGAGACCTTCGCCAGGAATGCCGATGATGTGCTGAAGATGAGTGAGACGGTGAGCGGCAGAATCAGTGATATCCATGCCGGGGCTAACTCGCAGACGGAAGGCGCACAGAGCAGCGCTGTGGCTATGGATGAAATGGCGCTGGGCATCTCGCGCATCTCGGAGGCTTCGGCTGCGGTCTCGGAATTCGCAGTCAAGGCGCTGGACATTGCAGAGGCGTCCCAGACGGCCATGAGCCACACTAATCAGCAGATGAAATCGATCTCTGTATCCACCGGGGAGACGCTGGATATTGTGCAGCGGCTGCAAGGGTACACGGATGAGATTGAAGGCGCGCTGGCTGCGATCAGGCAGTCTGCGGATCAGACGAAGCTGCTTGCGTTGAATACTTCCATTGAGGCGGCGCGTGCGGGGGAGCACGGCAGAGGCTTCACTGTCGTAGCCGGTGAAGTACGCAAGCTGGCAGAAGGCTCCGCAGCCTCAGTCGAGCGGGTGGCCGAGCTGCTGATGCAGATCGGCCAGGCTTCCGCAAGCATCGGGGTACAGATGACGGAAGCGTCCGCTGAAGTGAAGGAAGGGGTGCGGATGTCAGCCGAGGCGGAGGCTGCTCTGCTGGAGGCCTCCGCCGCCTTCCGGGAGGTGGCCGGACAGATCATTGATGTGTCGGCGACAGCGGAGCAGCTCTCCGCCGGCTCGGAGGAGGTTGCGGCAGTGGTGGGCAGCATGGCCGATATTGCCGGAGAGGTCTCGGAGCAGACCCGGGAGATCCGTGAGCTGACCGATCTGCAATTGGCGCGAATCAAAGAAGTCTATGAGGCTTCGCTGAGCGTCAGCGCGAGTACAGGTGATCTGCGGGAGGCCATCCGGCAGGTGAATGTATAG
- the deoC gene encoding deoxyribose-phosphate aldolase, translating to MSETTISGIIDHTLLKADARKDDIIKLAEEAKAYKFASVCVNPAWVATAHAVLKDTPEVKVCTVIGFPLGASTPEAKAFETKDAIANGAGEVDMVINIGALKDGNDELVKRDMVAVVEAARGKALTKVIIEACLLTEEEKVRACKLAVEAGADFVKTSTGFSTGGATKEDIALMRATVGPEIGVKASGGVRSAEDALVMIGAGASRIGTSGGVAIAKGEQSQSGY from the coding sequence ATGAGTGAAACTACAATATCCGGGATTATTGATCATACGCTGCTGAAGGCGGATGCCCGGAAAGACGATATTATCAAGCTTGCCGAAGAGGCTAAAGCCTACAAATTCGCCTCTGTGTGCGTGAATCCGGCTTGGGTAGCTACTGCGCATGCCGTGCTGAAGGATACACCAGAAGTGAAGGTGTGTACAGTAATCGGCTTCCCGCTGGGAGCATCGACTCCGGAGGCTAAGGCTTTTGAGACGAAGGATGCCATTGCGAACGGTGCCGGTGAGGTAGATATGGTCATTAATATCGGTGCACTGAAGGACGGCAATGACGAGCTGGTGAAGCGCGATATGGTTGCTGTAGTCGAAGCCGCGCGCGGCAAAGCATTGACCAAGGTCATTATTGAGGCCTGCCTGCTGACTGAAGAGGAGAAGGTCCGTGCCTGCAAGCTTGCTGTAGAAGCGGGCGCAGACTTCGTGAAGACCTCAACCGGCTTCTCGACCGGCGGGGCAACAAAGGAAGATATCGCCCTGATGCGGGCAACGGTCGGCCCTGAGATCGGCGTGAAGGCCTCCGGCGGTGTCCGCAGCGCGGAAGACGCGCTCGTGATGATCGGCGCAGGCGCCAGCCGGATCGGAACCAGCGGCGGCGTAGCGATTGCCAAGGGCGAGCAGAGCCAGAGCGGCTACTAA